ATTTTAAAATAGCCATACATATCCAAGAGAAGTAGCACAAAAAGGGCAAACACAAAAATCATTGACTGCGTGCATTTGACTGCCTAAAAGTTATTCAGACAATGAAATTAATTAACTATATATGGAGGTGTTCATGTAAACCGTAAAACTAAACCAAATTAAAAACTTAAGTAAACcgaccaaaaacaaaaaagatatttgtttgtttgtttgatttggtttaaaactgataaaattttggtttgattttgattttaagcaaaaaataattgaaaaaatcAAACGGAATCGACTATATAAATACCTATTTAAAACTTATAGTTACGCACATATATGTATGTTTTTacatatttttcttaaattcttgagtatgttttattttctttgtgGAAGTGGCTTTTCTAACTAATTAAGCATTTGTTACTGTCTGATAGTTTTatacaaataatttttttaaactgtgttttgcaacattttcctttgaACACAGTAATTATTCCCTCACTAAGACTAATTATCCTTGTGAAATTGTTATCTAGTGCCTTATTGTTTAGTGGATGTTTTCCTGCAAAATATATTAAGACTTGTGAGTACACTGTATATctaattaatataatttttttctcaATGTGGGTTTAATATCTAACGTTGGCCTTTTCAGTAGCCATATGATCAATTAGTCTATTTCAAGAATTTCCTACAATTTTTCCGATGTCAAGTAAGGGACTTGATGTCAAGACTCTGAGACTTGAGAATTTTCACAAAAAGAAAAACGATAAAAATCGGGGAAACTGTAAAATCGACAAAAATCGGACCGATGTAGTTTCTGTtatatttgatgtgatttggttCAAGTGTAGACATTGAAATTTTAAAGGATCAAGCTAAATTCTAAATTCAAGATACTACAGGACTCTTGAAATCTTAAGAGTCTATCAGGATTTTTTGGAGGTTACTCTACCCTAAACTCTAATGCACATCTATATAAAGGGATACATATTCCCTTGAAGAGGGATCTAAAAAATTTCATAAATTCTCGGGATATTCACAAAGGGATCAAGACATAAAATAATATCGTAATCAATAGATGTTCTTCTTGATAATCAAATACTTCAAGAAGAATATCCATACAGTGATCGACTTTCATGGAGAtaaaattgtaacgacccgaccggtcattttattTTCTAGAACCCCGCTCTCCTGAATAAGACTTCCCGTACTTGCtttaactgatttatgacttgtggggatggttggtttaggatttggaagagtttggattgaaatcggaacgcttggttccttaaggttggcttagaaggccaagtttgacttcggtcaatattttgagtaaacgacctcggaatcgggatttgacggcttcaataggttcgtatgatgattttcgATTTGGACATATGTCtgtatcgggttttggatgacccatgAACATTTTGgagcctaatagtgaaagttgattccttaaggattttgaagttatTTAAATTTGGTTTCGAGCGGATttttgtgttatcgaggtccgAACGGGATTCCGAGACCGAGAATAGTTCCTtgatgtcatttaagacttgcgcGCAAAATTTGGTgacaatccgagtagtataagtgtgtTTCATCATATTGGAAGTAGATTGAAGAAcatgaatttcataagtttgatccaattggttttagggtgtgattcttagaTATAGTGTTGTTTTGGGCGTTCCGAGGGTTCGAGCAAGTCTgttttattatttcaaacttgtcggtatgttcgggcggggacCCGGGGGACCCGAGCGTCAATCGTACGAGGCTCGAGCTTACTTTAAAATATgagaaggagctgaagctccaggcatttgtcataaccgcacctatggTTGGCCAATcgtaggtgcgagaccgcagaagcggctaagccGTCGCAGATGCAGCCATGGATGGCCAGCCtagaaaccgcagaagcgacctcctttccgcagaagcggttggctTCTCACAGATGCGGCCCAGCCGGGCCAGTGGTGTTCCACAGAAGCGGACCCTTTTTCCGCAGATGAGGTGGGCGCAGTTGCGGCCCAGGACCGCAGCGGAAATCACTGAAGGTAGTGACCTTCAGTTATTTCGGGATTTAGATGTTTTGgctcatttttatcaaattgtAGACGATTTTTGAGCTTCTTGAGAGGGGTTCTTCACCAAGCTTTTGAAGGTAAGAAATTCCTACCACACgtgagttaaatacttggattttgGGTAGATTATCATGTATAGAttagtgaaaaataataaaattagagTAAAACTTAGGGTTTTGGtaaaaataagatttaaccaAGAAATTcgttatggaatgaagtaaaaatcatatattcttgatccttaggttatgcgTAACAACTTCCTTAAAACATTttcggaatccaggcacgtgggcccggggtgaaTTTTAAGAACCTTGTCTTTGGGGTTGGATAATCACTTTAATAACTAGAATATGAATTTGTAAGTCTATAATGATTGGTTTCTACACTATTTGCATAGTTTCGGATTGTGCGGCTCCGGTTTGAGAGTTTGAACGCATTCTTGAGTTGGAAGTAGGCTCgaaacgaggtaagtctcttttctaaccttgtaaggggGAAACTTCCCCATAGATAaacttaattaatatatgatttgttgtggggggctacgtatgcacgaagtgacgagagtccttACGTAGCTACTATTCATCTTATGTCCGGTAGTTATAGGTTTACATCATGCCTTGTGGACACTATTATTTGCTTATATGTGCTAATGGTATGAAAGAATTTAACTTGATGGAAATCTAAGGATTTACAGGCTTTAAGTGAATTGTATCCATTTTTATAAATGAAATTAAAGAAGTGTTATGTCTTAAACGATGAAAATTATGTTTGACTGCGGCGCACGTATGATTCGCGCGCGGGGTTATTCTTTTTACCgcatcacatgtatgattcgcgagcggggtgaatagatgcatctatggtttgtgcCGTTCGactctcggcagtgcacattttacttttatgttTGATCGGGCCGAACATCCTCGGTGGTAGTTGTGTATGATAATGGAACCAGAACTCTTATAATTCGGATAATCCATTGCTTGAAGGATCACTTATTTTAAATGAGCAAAGTGCCGAGTTTTATTAATTGGGTGAAAGGAGTTTCAGTATTTATTCTTATTTGAGCTTGTTGTCATCAACGTGTATTGTGAATTAAATATACtgaacttcatattattatatttgctggccctagtaagtgtcggagtcgacccctcgtatcacgacccggattttctacccttgggagtcgtgatgacacctactaatgaaagctagaCAATCATACCATTTACACAAATTACCATCTTCCCCTTTTTAACTCTTTAACAAGTGTGAATCAACAGTTATAATCAGGGGAAATTTAAAACAAGCGGAAGAAATGATAAACCATTTGAACATATATCCAATACAACATCTCAAACCAAAtctacccaaaactggtgtcacgcTTCACAGATAGTCTAGAatttactacaaacaaggtctgaaaaaGATAACTAATACATTGTTTataagtaaatgaaacaggatgaagggatagagggagacgccacaGCCTGTgtacgcctgcaggactacctcggaatctccaactagactgaaggcagccacccaagctaaggtctgAATGCTGTTgttccgggatctgcacacagtgcaaagtgtagtatcagcacaatcgaccccatgtgctggtaagtgcctagcctaaccctggcaaagtagtgacgaggctaggatcagactacaaaataaacatgtgcagttatatcatatacaacggaaaataaaacagaaatatacAATTAAGGATGTGagggggaatatcatttaccaacagtaacttAAGAGAAAAACATAAGGAACAATTTAAAACTTGCagcagaaagaataaggaaacagtaacaaatcaatatccacttttatcctttattgttgcggcgcgcaacccgatccaaatcataaaacaatattgcgacgtgcaacccgatccatatcatatattactgttgcggcgtgcaacccaatccaatcatAATATTGTTGTagcatgcaactcgatccaaatataatattgttgcggcgtgcaacccgatccaaatataatattgttgccgCGTGCACCctgatccaaacataatattattgcggcgtgcaacccgatccaaatataatattattgcggcgtgcaacccgatccaaatataatattgttgcagcatgcaacccgatcccaatatacaattcaacaccaatcacaaaggagccccgacaagggaacaacaatatcccggcaagggaatcaataacatcataataaaatcaagtaacaacagaaaagcagtaaataaacgtaaaggacaacataactaaaTTATCAGCAAGATTcaagaaaatcaaggacaagtgaaCGGCATCGCCCtccgtgctttaacactctcttaccaaaacaatAATCATAAGAATTAAGGGGAAGAAAAtgaatgaaatcacaataaaatcccggcaagagaacaaaaGTATCGGCGAGGGAACAATATAAaaaatcctcttttcttttccttttcacatttacttcacaactcacttcacaacttgagccactcacttcacaactcactctataaggttcaattgccaattatacttccacaatttattttacaacttgagtCAACACTCTTAaatattcaaataccaatattagttccacaagccttgctcaacaatataaatcatcacaaaaggcatgaacaatacaaacaaagtcatattaatcatagtataagactcacgagcatacttgacaccaacgtatagatactcgtcaccatgcctatacgtcgtactcaacaaataacacatagcaaataggacgcaactcctaatccctcaagctaaggttagaacaaacacttacctcgatgccatcgaacataattcaagtctcaactatcgctttacctctttattccaccaccaattcgctcgtatctagccacaagttacttaattgcatcaataaatgctaaatgaatcaattctaatgcatgaaaataagttttctaaagtttttcacaaaaagtcaaaaatcgccccagggTCCACATAGTCAAAACCCTTGGTTCGAACCAccacccgattacccattcccccatgaatccaatatataatttgttttgaaatcggacctcaaatcgaggtccaaatccccaaaatttgaaaaccttagattctacccaaacacccaatttcccccatgaaaaccattgattttgagttcaaatcatgtgaaaagatgttaaggattgaagaaaactagttagaaacgacttacaattgatttggaggagaaattttctttggaaaatctcCCAAGAGAGTTTATATTTTGAGAAGATATAAAAAATGGCAGAAATTTTCTGATgttgttgcatttgcgaccaatGATCGCAATTACGAAGTCGCTTTTGCGACCGGaaattcgcatttgcgaccagggGAATTCCAggccacttcgcaaatgcgatgggccTTTCGCATTTACGAGATCGCTTTTGCGATCactacttcgcatttgcgaccccaaGACAGACCAGgtccctttcgcatttgcggctatTTTCTTGCATTTTCGAGCTCGCATTTGTGAGTCAGGCTTCGCATGTAGACCTGATCATACCAGCTGAAAAACCTACAATTTCCTAAGTTAAAATTctactctgtggcctatccaaaactcacccgagccctcggggctccaaaccaaacatgcacaccaacctaaaagtatcacacgaacttgctcatgcattcaaatcaccaaaataacatcaataactatgaatttagcatcaaaatcatgaaatcacttaagaacattaaattttccaattttctcaaataaggtccaacacacgtcatttcaagtccgtttcttaccaaatttcacagactcaacttaaatcatatagaagacctgtaccgagcttcGGAAatagaatacgggcccgataccatcaaatttcgaacacatttcatttctaaaaacttataaatattctaaaaaataattttctttaaaaatttatttctcgcgcttgggacctcagaattcgattccggacatacacccaagtcccatattttcctacggaccctctaggactgtcaaatcatgggtccgggtcagtttacccaaattaaaagcaaaattcatcatttttcacaaattttcacataatggctttccggctacgtgcccagactgcgcacacaaattgagatgagacagaaagaggtttttaaggcctcggaacacagaatttatttccaaaacaagagatgaccttttgggtcatcacattctccacctctaaaacaactgttcgtcctcgaacggacataagaaggaagtacctgagtcttggaaaagatggggataacggctccgcatattggactcggactcccaggttgatgcctcagcaggctaacCTCTcaactgaacacgaacagaaggcaaactcttcgatctcaactgacaaacctgctggtctagaatagctaccggctcttcctcCTACAACAAGTCGTTGTCCAaatggacagtgctgaagtctaacacgtgggatggatcgccgagAACTTCTGAAGCATGggcacatgaaacactggatgcacgactgataagctcgatGGCAACGTAAGTCTGTATGACACCTCTCACACTCAataaagaatctcaaatgggccaaggAACCTAGAGCTAAGCCATCTTCCTAAATCTCaccacgcccttcataggcgacactcgaagcaatacccgctcaccgaccatgaaagccaaatcatgaaccttacggtcggcataactcttttgcttggactgagctatacgaagcctatcctgaataatcctgaccttgtccaaggcatcctgtagtagatccgtacccaataatcgagcctctccctgctcaaaccatccaaccggctgccgacaccgcctaccatacaaagccttataaggagccatctagatacttgactagtagctgttgttgtaggcaaactctgctaaaggcaaaactgatcccacgagcctctaaagtcaatgacacaagctcggagcatatcctccaaaatcttaatagtccgctcggactgcccgtccgtctgaggatgaaacgctgtgctcaactcaactcgtgtgcggaactcttgctgaactgctctcaagaaatgtgaggtaaactacgtacctcggtccgaaatgatagacacgggcacaccatgaagacaaacaatctcccgaatataaatctcaactaacctctcggaagaattggTGACTactacaggaatgaaatgtgctgacttggtcagcctatcaacaataacctacactagatcgaacttcctctgagtccatgggagtccaacaatgaagtccatagtgatatgctcccacttcaactcaggaatctcaatcttctggaacaaaccaccaagcctctgatgctcgtacttaacctgttgacaattcaaacaccgagccacatatgcaacaatctccttcttcattcttctccatccAATAAtactgccacaaatcctgatacatcttagcggcgcccggatgaatagagtaccaggaactatgggcctcatctagaatcaactcccggagcccatccacattaggcacacaaactcaacgctacaacctcaaaactccatcatctcctaaggtaacctaattggcacctccgtgctgcatcatgtccctaaggacatacaaatgaggatcatcatactgccgatcttggatatgctccaataatgaagaacgagcgactgtgcaagctaacatacaactgggctcagaaacatccaacctcacaaactgattggccaaagcctgaacatccaaagcaagcgatctctcatCGAACAGAATATATGCAAGACTACTCATACTGGTTGACTTTCTACTAAAAACATTGACCACCACATTTTTTTTTCGCGGatgatataggatggtgataccatagtcctttaatagctccaaccatctcctctgcctcaaattttgCTCCTTCTTCTTGGACAAGTACTGTAGACTCTTATGATCCGcaaacacctcacatgacacgccatatagataatgcctccaaatcttcaatgcgtgaaccaTGGCTTCTAGCTcaaaatcatgaactagatagttcttctcatgaatcttcaactggcgtgaagcatatgcaataaccttgccatcttgcatcaacatcgcaccaagtccaatacgagatgcatcacaataaactgtgtaaggccctgaacctgtgggaaaaaccaacattggtgtcgtagtcaaagctgtcttgagcttctgaaagctcacctcacactcgtctgaccacctgaactgggcacccttctgggtcaacatgGTCAtgggggctgcgatagatgaaaacccatctacaaaccgatgatagtagccagccaatcccaagaaactctgaatctctgtagttgatgctggtctaggacagttcttgactgcctgtatcttcttcggatctacctgaataccctatgctgatacaacatgacccaggaatgcaactgaacgcAACCAGAACTCgtacttcgaaaacttggcatacaactagctatccctcaaagtctgaagaaccactctcagatgttgctcatgctcctcccgactacgggaatagatcaaaatatcatcaatgaagaatatcatgaatgaatccaagtaaggcttgatcactcggttcatcaaatccataaaagttgttggggcatttgtcaacccgaatgacatcaccaagaactcataatgtccgtaccgagtgcggaaaactatcttagggacattggatgccctaatcctcaactgatggtagccagatctcaagtcaatcctcaaaaataccttggcaccctgaagctgatcaaacaaatcatcaatcctcggcaatggatacttattcttgattgtaatcttgttcaattgtcggtaatctatacacatcctcattatCCGTCCTTCTTTTTAACAAAGAACACCAGCGCACCCCCAAGGAAAAACActcggtctaatgaaacctttttcaatcaagtcttgcaactggtctttcaactctttcaactcaggcgaggcTATACGATACgatgggatagaaatgggctgagtgcccggagccaaatcaatgcagaagttaatATCCATGTCGGatggcatacccagcaggtctaaaggaaatacctcagaaAACTCACAAATAACAGGCAcataatccatagaaggaacctcaacactagaatcacgaacatatgccaaataggccaaacaccccttctcgactatACGCCGAGcattcatatatgagataacactacgggtagaatgaccaggagtccctctccactctaaacgaggtactCCCAGCAAGGCtagggtcacagtcttggcatgacagtccaaggtagcatggtaaggtgataaccaatccattccaaatatgacatcaaaatccaccataacTAGAAGTAATAAATCTACTCGAgcctcaagacccccaatcacaactatacatgaacgatggacacgatctatcataatagaatcacccaccggtgtagacacataaacaggagcactcaaagaatcactaggcaagACCAGATACgttgcaaaataagatgacacataggggtatgtagatcctggatcaaataaaactgaaacaTCTCTGgtacaaactagaacagtacctgtgataactacatcggaagcctcagcctcaggcttggctggaagagcataacattggggttgAGCCCCtccaccctaaactacatcttTGGGATGGCCTGCTACTGGTTGGcatccacctctagctgcctgaccttcacctataatacctctacctccacctctagcacctctactcCCACCCCTAGCTGGTAGAGAGGGCGGTGGAATACCTGGTggctgaaccatagcacgggaaccctgctacTGTGACTGAGTACCCACTGgcctcggacaagccctccggatataaccatactcaccgcactcaaagcatccacctgagagttgcggctgaggaaactgagattGACCctagcgacctgaatgaccaccccgaaaactctggagtggcGGTGCATTGATAGGAGATAGTGGTGCACTCtaggactactgatcagaatactacatatgagaaccatagccacctgaagcaccgctgaaagtggtagtgaagagcttggtgaaacttatccaacctccacaaagcctccgaagatGTAGTTGATCTGTCACGGGTCTATGTTGTTgctcggctgaagaagcggtacatgACCTGGCCATTAGCGAAAGTaaaagagtagaggtttcaatttagcattgagagaacaaaaacgcacgacagagaagaatagaagtgaaacttttcctaactctgtagcttctgggggataaatacagacgtctccataccaatccctcaaactctactaaacttgtttatgaattgtgagacctatgtaacgtagagctctgataccaactttttacgacccgaattttccaccctcaggagtcgtgatggcgcctactagtgaaagctaggcaagccggcCATTTACACAAATTACCATCTTCcccattttaattctttaacaaGTGTGAATCAACAGTTATAATCAGCAAAAATTTAAAACAAGCGGAAGAAACGATAAACCATTTGAACATATATCAAATACAACATCTCAAAGCAAATCTACCCATAACTGGTGTCACGCTTCACAGACAGTCTAGAatttactacaaacaaggtctgaaagATAACTAATACACtgtttctaaaataagtaaatgaaacaggatgaaagggtagagggagatgccagggcttgcggacgcctgcaagactacctcagAATCTCCAACTAGACTAAAGGCAGCCACCTAAGCTAAGGCCCGAATGCTAGTGTtccgggatctacacacagtgcagagtgtagtattaggacaatcgaccccatgtgctggtaagtgcctagcctaaccccgacaaattagtgacgaggttaggatcagactaccaaataaacctatgcaattatatcatatacaacggaaaataaaacagaaatatacaattaaggatgggagggggaaacatgttgtggggaatatcatttaccaacagtaacttAGGAGAAAAGCATAAGGAACAATTTAAAACTTGCAGCAGAAAGAATAATGAAATAGTaacaaatcaatatccacttttatactatattgttgcggcgcgcaaccctaTACAAATCATAAAACACTGTTGCGgcacccgatccatatcatatataACTGTctcgacgtgcaacccgatccaatcataacatttttgcggtgtgcagccccatctaaatataatattattgcagcgtgcaacccgatccaaatataatattgttgcggcgtacaacgcgatcaaaatataatattgttgcgacatgcaacccgatccaaatataatattgttgcaatatgtaacccgatccaaatataatattattgcggcgtgcaacccgatccaaatataatattgttgcggcgtgcaatccgatcccaatatacaattcaacaccaatctcAAAGGAGCCCCGAAAAGGGAATaataagggaacaacaatatcccggaaagggaatcaataacatcataataaaatcaagtaacaacaaaaaatcagtaaataaacgtaa
The Nicotiana sylvestris chromosome 11, ASM39365v2, whole genome shotgun sequence DNA segment above includes these coding regions:
- the LOC138881852 gene encoding uncharacterized protein, which codes for MVQPPGIPPPSLPARGGSRGARGGGRGIIGEAKPEAEASDVVITGTVLVCTRDVSVLFDPGSTYPYVSSYFATYLVLPSDSLSAPVYVSTPVGDSIMIDRVHRSCIVVIGGLEARVDLLLLVMVDFDVIFGMDWLSPYHATLDCHAKTVTLALLGVPRLEWRGTPGHSTRSVISYMNARRIVEKGCLAYLAYVRDSSVEVPSMDYVPVICEFSEVFPLDLLGMPSDMDINFCIDLAPGTQPISIPSYRIASPELKELKDQLQDLIEKGFIRPSVFPWGCAGVLC